DNA sequence from the Blastocatellia bacterium genome:
GGCGGTCCTGTCGCCAGCAATCTTCGTATCGTAAGGACCACCGAGATGCTCCTCAATCGGTAATTTCCCCCGACGCGCGGCCTGGAAATGGAGATGATCGGGGGCCGACGCCCCGCATTTCGCTCCGTTGTAGAGCACAAAGTAATCGGGGGCGAGATCATGGGCGAGGTCAAGAAGGACGTGAAAAACTCCAGCCAGAGCCTGGGGTCGGTGATCTCGGTGAACGATCGTCAGATGACCCGACAGGATGGGGAAGGGATTGCAGAGGATGACGAACTCCTCACCGTAAGGCAGGCCCTTTTCTTCCGGTGGCAGCCCCTCGGGGCAGAGAAAACACTGGCGCTGCCTTATTGCCCTGTCGTCAACGGCAGCAGTCGTGCTCGTGAGACGGCGTGGATTGTGCTGGGCGACGAGGCGAATCCCATCGAGAGCAAGCTCCTTGACCTGAACGCGCGACAGCCCTTCAACTCCTTCTTTGAGGAGAGGCCAGGATTGTTGCTGGTGAGCCATCAAGACGTCCAGCAAAGCGGGCCACCCCGAAGCGCTTAACCGCTCCGTTTCAGTTAAAGTGAGAAGTCGCTCATTCCACACAACGTCTGGGAATGTCACCACGGATGGAGGCAAATCAACACGGATCCTCTCTCCGCCCTGTGTCCATCTGTTCTCGCCGGTAGTGAGATCATCGTGGATTCTGGGCGGGAATCTGCGCTCCATGAACAGGTCCTCCGAAAACGTCGCGCGGGCTTTCTTGCGGAGCAAGCTCCAGGGCGTGCGCACGGTCGCAGGCGGGAAATCCGCGCTCCTTCAGTCGCAACGGGAGAGTCCGCGCTATGTTTCCTTCGTTGCCTCACATTCATTCGGGAACGCCTCATAGGGCTGGCTCACAGTGCGCAAGTAGTCATCGGTTCCCGCCAGCCAGTCCTCGCGCGGGGGCGAAAAGACGTCGAGATCGAGCGTGTCTTCGAGCGCCACCGCTTCGTGAGGCACGTTGGATGGAATGTGAAGCACTTCACCTGCCCGAACGATAATCTCCTGTCCCTCCACGAAAAATTTCAGTGCCCCTTCGAGGATGTATGTGATCTGCTCGTGAACATGTTGATGTTGAGGAACATGACACCCACGTTTGAGAAACACCTGGGTGATCATGAGCCGTTCGCCCCAAATCATCCTCCGGTGGAGCCACTGATTGACCGGCTCCTTCGGAATATCCTCCCAGCGATAATGCGTGACCGGCATAGTGATCCTCCCCTGTTCCGAGTCGGAGAAAGGTTCTTCGTTTTTCTCCGTTATGCTGACATCTGCCAACGATCAGTTTCTCTCACAAGCACCAAAGCGTATCAGATGCAGAATGAAATAAGCAACGACCAAAAGCTCTCCGACGATCCTGCTGATTCTGCCGAAAGTGTTGGGAACTGCGGGCTCTCGAGCCATTCTGTGAGAAGCCGACGCTCCGTTACCCGGAGGGCTGCTCGCGGTCTCCTGATTCGTTCTCTCATATTCGATCCGAGATGATGTTTGACTCTCTCAGAAGGCACTCCTTAAAATTCGTCGTTGCGGTATCTCGAGAGCGGAAGCAATAAGGGGAGGAACACATCATGGCCACACGACCCATTCGATTTGGCGTGCAAACGTGGACTCAGAGGGTGACCTGGGCTGAACTGAAAGAGACATGGAAGCTCATTGATGCGCTCGGTTATGACACGGCCTGGACGTGGGATCACTTCTATCCGATCAGTGGAGATGTTTCTGATCCGTGCCTCGAAGGATGGATCACGGTGACGGCATTGGCGGCCGAGACATCGCGGGTGAAGGTCGGGGTGCTCGTCACGGGCAATACCTATCGGCATCCCGCCGTGCTGGCGAAAATGGCGACGACGCTCGATCACACAAGTGGCGGTCGGTTGATTCTCGGGTTGGGGGCGGCCTGGTATGAGCTGGAGCATCGAGCCTACGGGATTCCCTTTTATACAGCGGCGGAGCGAATTCGCCGGCTGGGCGAAGCCTCAGAGATCATCCAGCGCTTGTGGACGGAGAAGCGAGTCACATTTCACGGGCAGTACTATGAGTTGCTCGATGCCTATTGCGAGCCCAAGCCTCTTCAAACGCCGCACCCGCCTTTGCTCATCGGCGGCGCTGGAGAGAAGCTCACGCTTGGTGTTGTCGCCCGTCATGCGGATATCTGGAATACATTTGGTTCGCCGGAAACGTTCCGCCGGAAGATCGCGATTCTCGCCGAGCATTGCCAGCGAGTGGGACGAAACCTGAGCGATATTGAAATTTGCTGGGCTGGAACAGGGTTGATCACTCATTCGAATGAGGAGAAACGCACCCTTCTTGAATCCCTCGCTTCACTCTGGGGTAGCCGACCGGAAGAGATCGAACCCGGCACCTTAATCGGCTCGGTGGACCAGGTCGTCGAACGCATCGGGCGCTTGATCGAGGTGGGAGTGACTCATTTCATCGTGACCGCTCGTTCGCCGTTCAATCACCGATTCCTGGAAGTTTTTGCCCAGAGGGTGATTCCGCAGTTTCGGTAAAGGACATCGTATTCTGAAACGCAAACCCCCTTTCTCGAAGTCGCGGAAAGATAGCACCATTGCGACTGTGCGCAAGCTGGAAAGGGGCCGCTGCAGGTCCGGAGGTTATTTAATCCTGTCGGGGCTTATCGGTTTGTCAAAGAGTTTCGGATCAATGGCGGCATTGAACTGGATGGATTCAATACTGATGCGGGCGACGTGGGTATCTCCCTTGAAATGATCAATCCGCAGCGGGGCCTTGATGCCATCGAAGTCCTGAAAGAGGTAAAAACGGTCCTCTTCTTGTCCGTAGGCGACTTTCACCGGAAGCCGGGTTTGAGGATCGAAGTAGACGGCGACCTGTTCCCGCGTACCGTCCTCCAGGAAGAAGGTGATCTCCACTCCCACGCCCCGTTGTCGAAACCACAGTTCCTGATCGCCCAGATACCGGAGTTTTGTTCCCGGCGTGCGCCAGCTTCCCCGCATGATGGTATCAATATTGCGCCGGAGACCGCGTAAAAACTGGGCGATTTCCTCCTCCTTTTGATCTCGCAGATTGCGGGATTCTCCATCGTAAATCCAGCCGCGCGATCCCACATTGGTTTGGATGAACCGATCTTTTCCTTTGCCGTACTCCGTGCGCTCGCGGTCGGGATAGACGATGTAATCAATGAAGGGAACGAAGGCTTGAAGGCCGCCGCGCTCGTCGAACCGCGAATACAGGCCGCGTGTGATGACCGACTTCACGCTCAGATATTTTTCTCCGCCGAGGGCCTGGGTTGCGGCCTCGAGCAGTTCGCGGGCGCGAGTCTCACTATCACTCGCGGGATTCTGACCCACCACCGGCAGGGACAGACACACGGACAGGCAAACGATACCCGCGATCTTTCCGAGCGTGATTGATCCGGGAGCGTTAGGGCGGTGTGTAGGGCGAGACGTCTGGATGTGAAACTCACGGGTGTGACTTCGCGCGGACATATTCCCTTCAGGAAACTGGATGAAGAGGCGCGTTCGTTAAACCATTGCCTGATGGCCACAGGTAACGGTGATCTGCTCGCCGAGAACGTCCACGAGGAAATGATCACCTTCTTTCCACATCTGGGTGATGGGGAGTTTCACCTGCTCATCAATCGTTCGTTTGAGGAACCGGGCGCCAAACTGCAAGCTGTAGCCGAGATCAACTAACCGGTCCAGCGCCGCCTCGGTCACCGTCAGCGACTTGAAGCTCCGCGCCATCTGATTCTGAATCTTTTCCAGATACATCTGGGCAATCCGGCGCACCTCCTCGCGGGTCAGCGGGGAGAAGACAATGATCTCATCAATCCGGTTGCGGAATTCGGGGGAGAAGTGCTCCTCGGCGGCTTTCAGAATCTCGTTCTTGATCTGCTGAAGCGTGTCTTTATTCTGCGGCGCGAATCCGAGCGGATGGAGGTACTTTTTGTAGCGGTCGCCTCCCAGATTTGACGTCATGATGACAATGGCATCCGAGAGATAGACCTTCTTCCCCCGACCATCGGTGATCCACCCTTCGTCAAAGGCCTGGAGAAAGAGATGCGTCAGGAAGAGAGAGGCCTTTTCGACTTCATCAATGAGAAGCACGGTGAAGGGATTGTCGCGGAGGGCTTCGGTGAGGATACCGCCGCGTTCGCTACCGACGATGCCTCGGGGCATACCGATGAGTTTCTCGATGCCAATGGTTCCATCCTGGTACTCGGAGCAGTCAATGCGGATCATCTTATTTTCGTCGCCAAACATGAATTCAGCGACTGCTTTGGCCAGCTCGGTCTTCCCCACGCCGGTCGGGCCGAGGAAGAGGAGGACCCCATCGGGACGATAGAAATTTTCCTTGAGCGGACCCTTATTCAAGCGCAATCGGCGAGCGACAGCACGAATGGCCTCCTCCTGTCCCACGACGCGACGAGCCAGGGCCGCTTCCATGTCCTTGAAGCGGTCGGTCGTGTCGCGGAAGATCATGTCCATGGGGATGCGAGCGTCCTGAGAGATCACCTCGATGACGTGCTCCGGGCGCACGATGAGCGTTTCCGGCTGGCGAATCTCCACTTTCACGGCGGCTGTGTCGAGCCAGCCGATGACTTTATCCGGCAGGTGGAGACCGCGGAGGTAGCGAGGAGCCATCTCCAGGGCGGTTTCAATGGCTTCGTCCGAGATCGTCACCGAGTAGTTTCGTTCCAGGCGGGGTTTCACTCCCATCAAGATTCGTCGCGTCTCATCGAGGCTGGGCTCCTCGATGCGCACGACGCGGAAGCGACGGGCGAGCGCTTCATCCTCGGCAATGTATTCTTTGTATTCGGTCGCGGTGGTCGCTCCAATAATCCGAATTTCGCCGCGGGCGAGGGCTCCTTTGAAAATGTTGGCTGCATCGTTGGACACGCCCAGAGCAGCTCCCGCGCCGATGATCGTGTGGGCTTCATCAATGAAGAGGATGATGTTCTCCCGCTCCCGAACTTCGTTAATGATGCCGTGAAGCCGCTCTTCGAACATGCCCCGCAACATCGTTCCGGCCACCACGCCGGACATCTGCAGAGCCACGATGTGGGCATTGCGCAACCGGGGCGGGACTTTCTCCGGCTGGTGCTCGATGAGGCGTGCCAATCCTTCAACGACGGCCGTCTTGCCGACGCCGGAATCGCCGATGAGCATCACCGAATTGGCTCGCTCCCGGTGGCAGAGAATCTCCATCACCTGCTGGAGTTCCTTCTCCCGGCCAATGAGCGGGGGCAAACGGTCTTCGCGCGCCAGGCGATTGAGACTGACACCGAAGTGCTTCAAGTAGGGCGGCAATTCATAGCGGCGGCGGTACCGCTCCTCGCGTTCTTCGCGCGAGCGGACGCGGGTAGCGATCTTTTGCAGGACCACATCGGGATCGGCCCCCAACCGGCGCATCACCTCGACCGGGATTCCCTCCCGATCCTGAAAGACGGCGACAAACAGGTCGGAGGCATCAATCTCATTCCGTCCCATTTGCCGGGCGCGTTCCAGGGCCAGCCGCAGGACATTGCGCCCCGACGGGGAAAGCCTCATGCCCCGTCCGGTGAACTGGCGGGCCACCGACAGCTCTTCGTTGAGCGCCCGGATCACCGTTTGGGGATCAATGTTGAGGCTTTGCATAACCTCGTTAAAGAGATGGCGCTCGACGTCAATCAGGGCCGCCAGGATATGTTCGGAAGCGATAAAATTGTGGTCGCGATGGCGGGACTCTTCAATGGCCCGCGTCATGACGCGCCGCCCGCTCTCTGTGAATTTATCTTGATATTGGCCCAGGTCAATCATAGGTGTCCACGCGATGGAGAATTATACACAGGGCATCTGCCCGGCTCAAGCGGGGCTCCATCGCCCCCTCTCCCGCACGGTTGTTTCTGCCGCTCGTTCATGATCATCGCTCCAGTTGATAGTATGAGGAAGCTCGTGAGAAATTTCAATGGCGAGACTTGACGACATCCGCCCAGCCGATCAAAATCTGGCCTGTCACGGGTAATGACGCCTATCGCTATGTCGGGCAATCTGCGCAGAACCAAAAAACCGCCGCCCCCCGACCCGATCATCGGCTTACCCTTTTATGACCCCACCGAGTTCGAGAAACAGCTCCAGCATGCCGATGATGAAATTGAATTCTCCAGCTATCAGGAATGGCTGGCGGCACACAACCAGATCAAGGAACAACTGACGAAGCTCGGCTTGAGGGTTGTGGATGTGCCGATCAACGCCGATGAAATGCACCGGTATTTCCAGGAGCACGGATTACGGAATGATGCGGCCAACCGCAGTCAGTACGTC
Encoded proteins:
- a CDS encoding DUF4922 domain-containing protein, translated to MTFPDVVWNERLLTLTETERLSASGWPALLDVLMAHQQQSWPLLKEGVEGLSRVQVKELALDGIRLVAQHNPRRLTSTTAAVDDRAIRQRQCFLCPEGLPPEEKGLPYGEEFVILCNPFPILSGHLTIVHRDHRPQALAGVFHVLLDLAHDLAPDYFVLYNGAKCGASAPDHLHFQAARRGKLPIEEHLGGPYDTKIAGDRTA
- a CDS encoding cupin domain-containing protein, whose product is MPVTHYRWEDIPKEPVNQWLHRRMIWGERLMITQVFLKRGCHVPQHQHVHEQITYILEGALKFFVEGQEIIVRAGEVLHIPSNVPHEAVALEDTLDLDVFSPPREDWLAGTDDYLRTVSQPYEAFPNECEATKET
- a CDS encoding LLM class F420-dependent oxidoreductase; this encodes MATRPIRFGVQTWTQRVTWAELKETWKLIDALGYDTAWTWDHFYPISGDVSDPCLEGWITVTALAAETSRVKVGVLVTGNTYRHPAVLAKMATTLDHTSGGRLILGLGAAWYELEHRAYGIPFYTAAERIRRLGEASEIIQRLWTEKRVTFHGQYYELLDAYCEPKPLQTPHPPLLIGGAGEKLTLGVVARHADIWNTFGSPETFRRKIAILAEHCQRVGRNLSDIEICWAGTGLITHSNEEKRTLLESLASLWGSRPEEIEPGTLIGSVDQVVERIGRLIEVGVTHFIVTARSPFNHRFLEVFAQRVIPQFR
- a CDS encoding ATP-dependent Clp protease ATP-binding subunit; amino-acid sequence: MTRAIEESRHRDHNFIASEHILAALIDVERHLFNEVMQSLNIDPQTVIRALNEELSVARQFTGRGMRLSPSGRNVLRLALERARQMGRNEIDASDLFVAVFQDREGIPVEVMRRLGADPDVVLQKIATRVRSREEREERYRRRYELPPYLKHFGVSLNRLAREDRLPPLIGREKELQQVMEILCHRERANSVMLIGDSGVGKTAVVEGLARLIEHQPEKVPPRLRNAHIVALQMSGVVAGTMLRGMFEERLHGIINEVRERENIILFIDEAHTIIGAGAALGVSNDAANIFKGALARGEIRIIGATTATEYKEYIAEDEALARRFRVVRIEEPSLDETRRILMGVKPRLERNYSVTISDEAIETALEMAPRYLRGLHLPDKVIGWLDTAAVKVEIRQPETLIVRPEHVIEVISQDARIPMDMIFRDTTDRFKDMEAALARRVVGQEEAIRAVARRLRLNKGPLKENFYRPDGVLLFLGPTGVGKTELAKAVAEFMFGDENKMIRIDCSEYQDGTIGIEKLIGMPRGIVGSERGGILTEALRDNPFTVLLIDEVEKASLFLTHLFLQAFDEGWITDGRGKKVYLSDAIVIMTSNLGGDRYKKYLHPLGFAPQNKDTLQQIKNEILKAAEEHFSPEFRNRIDEIIVFSPLTREEVRRIAQMYLEKIQNQMARSFKSLTVTEAALDRLVDLGYSLQFGARFLKRTIDEQVKLPITQMWKEGDHFLVDVLGEQITVTCGHQAMV